A section of the bacterium SCSIO 12696 genome encodes:
- a CDS encoding mannose-1-phosphate guanylyltransferase/mannose-6-phosphate isomerase, translated as MESNKVIPVVLCGGSGSRLWPWSRDGYPKQFLNLQGSHTMLQETILRLGEHVDEPIMICGEEHRFLVAEQVRALGSKHNGILLEPEGRNTAPAIALAALHAAEQNEDPMLLVLPADHVILDKAGFQSAIKEAASVAQAGSLVTFGIVPQSPETGYGYIRAGKQKNLAFEVSDFVEKPDQQTAQQYLDSGDYYWNSGMFLFRAKRYLEELQQHRPDIYRACQDAMANTERDLDFVRVERNAFLSSPSDSIDYAVMENAQDISMLPLDCGWSDLGAWSALWEISDKDSQGNSSSGNTIFHNSSNCLVRSGDKLVATVGLNDVIVVDTVDATLVAAKDSAQDVKAVVQKLKESGSELLQNHRKVYRPWGNYDSVDEGERFQVKRIVVNPGAELSLQMHHHRAEHWIVVQGTALVTKGEDEFLVTENQSTYIPLGVKHRLKNPGEIPLELIEVQSGSYLGEDDIVRFEDHYGRAER; from the coding sequence GTGGAAAGTAACAAAGTAATTCCGGTCGTCCTCTGTGGAGGTTCTGGTAGCCGATTGTGGCCGTGGTCACGTGATGGGTACCCAAAACAGTTTCTGAATTTGCAAGGAAGCCACACCATGTTGCAGGAAACCATTCTGCGGTTGGGTGAGCATGTTGATGAGCCAATAATGATTTGCGGGGAAGAGCACCGCTTTTTGGTCGCTGAGCAAGTTCGTGCGCTGGGCTCTAAGCACAATGGTATTTTATTGGAGCCAGAGGGTCGCAATACCGCACCAGCCATTGCCTTGGCAGCGCTGCATGCGGCCGAGCAAAACGAAGATCCTATGCTTCTGGTGTTGCCAGCAGACCATGTTATTTTGGATAAGGCTGGTTTCCAGTCAGCGATTAAAGAGGCAGCAAGCGTGGCCCAAGCTGGCAGTTTGGTTACCTTTGGTATTGTGCCTCAAAGCCCAGAAACCGGCTATGGCTATATTCGTGCAGGCAAGCAAAAGAACTTAGCTTTTGAAGTGTCGGATTTTGTAGAGAAACCAGATCAACAGACGGCTCAGCAGTATCTGGATAGCGGCGACTACTATTGGAATAGCGGCATGTTCCTGTTTCGGGCAAAACGGTATCTAGAGGAGTTGCAACAGCATCGCCCAGATATATATCGAGCTTGCCAGGATGCCATGGCGAATACGGAAAGAGATTTGGATTTTGTACGTGTTGAGCGCAATGCTTTTCTCAGTTCCCCCAGTGACTCCATAGACTATGCAGTAATGGAAAATGCCCAGGATATTTCGATGCTGCCGCTGGATTGTGGTTGGAGCGACCTGGGTGCTTGGTCAGCGCTTTGGGAGATTTCTGATAAAGATTCACAGGGTAATTCATCTTCAGGGAATACTATTTTTCACAACAGTAGCAATTGCTTAGTTCGTTCTGGCGATAAATTGGTGGCCACCGTTGGCCTTAATGACGTCATTGTTGTGGACACAGTGGATGCGACTTTGGTGGCCGCTAAAGATAGTGCTCAGGATGTTAAGGCCGTTGTACAGAAGCTGAAGGAGTCTGGTAGCGAGCTGTTGCAGAATCATCGCAAGGTTTATCGGCCTTGGGGTAACTACGATTCGGTAGACGAGGGCGAGCGCTTTCAGGTGAAGCGTATTGTCGTTAATCCCGGTGCAGAACTGAGTTTGCAAATGCACCATCACCGTGCTGAACACTGGATTGTTGTGCAGGGAACCGCTCTGGTTACTAAGGGAGAAGACGAGTTTCTGGTGACAGAAAACCAGTCCACTTACATTCCACTGGGCGTAAAACACCGTCTTAAAAACCCCGGTGAAATCCCCCTGGAGTTAATTGAAGTGCAGTCAGGCTCTTATCTTGGTGAAGACGATATCGTTCGTTTTGAAGACCATTACGGTCGAGCAGAAAGATAA
- the mce gene encoding methylmalonyl-CoA epimerase, translating to MIGKLNHVAIAVTDIKAASRIYRDTLGAEISEPVDLSEHGVTTVFVNLPNTKIELIAPLGDNSPIEKFLQKNTQGGMHHLCYEVDDILASRDKLVADGATVLGDGAPKTGAHGKPVLFLHPKDFCGTLIELEQI from the coding sequence ATGATTGGCAAACTAAACCATGTCGCCATTGCGGTAACAGACATAAAAGCCGCCAGCCGTATCTATCGGGATACACTGGGCGCAGAGATTTCCGAGCCTGTAGACTTGTCTGAGCACGGCGTTACTACCGTTTTTGTCAATCTACCCAATACCAAAATAGAACTTATAGCGCCCTTGGGAGATAACTCTCCTATCGAAAAGTTTTTGCAAAAAAACACTCAAGGTGGAATGCACCACCTGTGTTACGAGGTGGATGATATATTGGCATCTCGCGACAAGTTGGTTGCCGATGGGGCAACTGTTTTAGGAGACGGAGCTCCCAAAACAGGCGCCCATGGCAAACCGGTGCTCTTTTTGCACCCAAAAGACTTTTGCGGCACTTTAATTGAGCTGGAACAGATATAA
- the meaB gene encoding methylmalonyl Co-A mutase-associated GTPase MeaB — MPDQTPEQLAQRLLNSDRRALAQAITLVESTLPNHRQQALQLLEILTPHTGNSRRIGISGSPGVGKSTFIEALGCYLVEKDHKVAVLAVDPSSTLNGGSILGDKTRMEKLALQTNAYIRPSPAGNTLGGVARRTRENLLLCEAAGFDTVLVETVGVGQSEVAVANMTDMFVLMLQPGSGDDLQGIKRGVIELADLILVNKADGASTKLAEKTSRDYQSVLGLLQPKSEHWSPVVEALSALNGTQFLTVWQRIETYFSSLGEHITKQRNTQNIEWLWSEMAERLVTELRTNTNVKSAAKSFERSVKQGDIPPTIAAEKLLDIFKRSKT, encoded by the coding sequence ATGCCTGACCAGACTCCTGAACAACTGGCGCAGCGGCTTCTTAACAGTGATCGCCGTGCACTGGCACAAGCGATTACGCTGGTAGAATCGACTCTACCTAATCACCGCCAGCAAGCGTTGCAACTGCTGGAAATTTTAACGCCCCACACGGGCAACAGCCGACGCATTGGAATTTCTGGGTCACCTGGTGTAGGCAAATCCACCTTTATTGAAGCTCTTGGCTGCTACCTTGTAGAAAAAGACCACAAAGTGGCGGTACTGGCAGTAGACCCTTCATCCACCCTCAATGGCGGTTCCATTCTGGGCGACAAAACCCGGATGGAAAAGCTGGCGCTGCAAACCAACGCCTATATTCGCCCTTCGCCCGCGGGCAACACATTGGGCGGAGTAGCACGGCGCACTCGCGAAAATCTGCTGCTGTGCGAGGCAGCCGGTTTTGATACTGTCCTTGTGGAAACAGTCGGGGTTGGCCAGTCTGAAGTCGCAGTGGCCAATATGACGGATATGTTTGTATTGATGCTGCAACCGGGGAGCGGTGATGATCTGCAAGGTATAAAGCGCGGTGTGATCGAACTGGCGGACTTGATTTTAGTTAATAAAGCGGACGGTGCATCCACTAAGCTGGCTGAAAAAACCAGCCGTGACTATCAATCTGTTCTGGGGCTGCTACAACCAAAAAGTGAACACTGGAGTCCAGTAGTAGAAGCCTTATCAGCCCTTAACGGCACACAGTTCTTAACTGTTTGGCAACGGATAGAAACGTATTTCTCCTCCCTAGGAGAGCACATCACAAAACAGCGAAACACACAAAATATTGAGTGGCTATGGAGCGAAATGGCTGAGCGACTGGTAACTGAGTTGCGTACCAACACCAACGTAAAGTCTGCTGCCAAATCGTTTGAAAGGTCTGTAAAACAGGGTGATATACCACCGACGATAGCTGCAGAAAAGTTGTTAGATATTTTTAAGAGAAGCAAAACATGA